A region from the Leopardus geoffroyi isolate Oge1 chromosome E3, O.geoffroyi_Oge1_pat1.0, whole genome shotgun sequence genome encodes:
- the MEIOB gene encoding meiosis-specific with OB domain-containing protein isoform X2, whose translation MANSSASKTFTALADLYPNMANLKIIGIVIGKTDVKGFPDRKNVGSERYTFSFTIRDSPAHFVNAASWGSEGYIRSLSDSFRIGECVIIENPLIQRKELEREEKFSPATPGNCKLLLSENHSTVKVCSSYEVDTKLLALIYLPIKESRDYYSLGDIVANGHSLDGKIINVLAAVRSVGEPKYFTTSDRRKGQRCEVKLYDETESSFTMICWDNESILVAQSWMPRETVIFASDVRISFDKFRNCMTATVISKTIITTNPDTPEANILLNFIRENKETNPLDGEIDSYLKDSINFEQLKVKALKNEGKADPFYGILYAHISTLNIDGATTTVVRRRCSGCGYVMKEASGTCPTCHRDSLELKSVFLSFHLLIDVTDHTGTLHACSLTGGVAEETLGCTVNEFLTMTDEQKTALKWQFLLERSKLYLKFFLSHRARGGLRVSVLSCKLADPTEASKNLSGQGNT comes from the exons ATGGCCAACTCCTCTGCATCAAAGACCTTCACGGCACTTGCAGATCTGTATCCAAATATGGCTAACCTG aaaataattGGTATAGTTATTGGGAAAACAGATGTCAAAGGCTTTCCAGACAGAAAAA ATGTTGGATCCGAGAGGTACACTTTCAGTTTTACCATTCGGGACTCACCAGCCCATTTTGTAAATGCAGCGTCCTGGGGCAGCGAAGGCTATATCAGATCTCTTTCTGACAGCTTTAGGATTGGAGAGTGTG TGATCATTGAAAATCCTCTCATCCAACGAAAGGaattagaaagagaagaaaaattcagCCCGGCAACTCCTGG CAACTGTAAACTATTGCTCAGTGAGAATCACTCCACCGTAAAAGTTTGTTCCAGTTATGAAGTGGACACCAAGCTCCTTGCTCTGATATACTTACCGATTAAAGAGTCTCGTGATTACTATTCACTGGGtgatattgttgcaaatggacaCAGTCTGGATGGAAAGATTATTAACGTGCTTGCAGCTGTGAGGTCG GTTGGAGAACCAAAATACTTTACAACTTCAGACCGAAGAAAAGGCCAGAGGTGTGAGGTGAAACTCTATGATGAGACGGAGTCTTCTTTTACAATGATATG ttgGGATAATGAATCTATTCTAGTTGCACAGAGCTGGATGCCACGAGAAACAG TAATATTTGCCTCAGATGTAAGAATAAGTTTTGACAAATTTCGGAACTGCATGACAGCAACAGTAATCTCAAAAACCATTATTACAACTAATCCAG ATACACCAGAAGCTAACATCCTGTTGAATTTTAtaagagagaataaagaaacaaatcctCTGGATGGTGAAATCGACAGTTATCTGAAAGATTCCATAAATT TTGAACAATTAAAGGTAAAAGCTTTGAAGAATGAAGGGAAAGCTGACCCTTTCTACGGGATTCTTTATGCTCACATTTCTACACTGAACATTGATGGTGCGACCACAACTGTCGTTCGACGCCGATG ctCGGGCTGTGGATACGTTATGAAGGAAGCATCCGGCACCTGCCCTACTTGCCACCGAGATTCTTTGGAACTTAAAtctgtttttctcagcttccactTGCTAATTGATGTCACTGACCACACAGGCACCCTCCATGCCTGCAGCCTCACGGGAGGTGTTGCAGAGGAGACTTTAGGCTGCACG GTGAATGAGTTTCTTACAATGACGGATGAACAGAAAACAGCGCTGAAGTGGCAATTTCTTCTGGAGAGAAGCAAACTTTACTTAAAA
- the MEIOB gene encoding meiosis-specific with OB domain-containing protein isoform X1: protein MANSSASKTFTALADLYPNMANLKIIGIVIGKTDVKGFPDRKNVGSERYTFSFTIRDSPAHFVNAASWGSEGYIRSLSDSFRIGECVIIENPLIQRKELEREEKFSPATPGNCKLLLSENHSTVKVCSSYEVDTKLLALIYLPIKESRDYYSLGDIVANGHSLDGKIINVLAAVRSVGEPKYFTTSDRRKGQRCEVKLYDETESSFTMICWDNESILVAQSWMPRETVIFASDVRISFDKFRNCMTATVISKTIITTNPDTPEANILLNFIRENKETNPLDGEIDSYLKDSINLNAIVDVYTVEQLKVKALKNEGKADPFYGILYAHISTLNIDGATTTVVRRRCSGCGYVMKEASGTCPTCHRDSLELKSVFLSFHLLIDVTDHTGTLHACSLTGGVAEETLGCTVNEFLTMTDEQKTALKWQFLLERSKLYLKFFLSHRARGGLRVSVLSCKLADPTEASKNLSGQGNT from the exons ATGGCCAACTCCTCTGCATCAAAGACCTTCACGGCACTTGCAGATCTGTATCCAAATATGGCTAACCTG aaaataattGGTATAGTTATTGGGAAAACAGATGTCAAAGGCTTTCCAGACAGAAAAA ATGTTGGATCCGAGAGGTACACTTTCAGTTTTACCATTCGGGACTCACCAGCCCATTTTGTAAATGCAGCGTCCTGGGGCAGCGAAGGCTATATCAGATCTCTTTCTGACAGCTTTAGGATTGGAGAGTGTG TGATCATTGAAAATCCTCTCATCCAACGAAAGGaattagaaagagaagaaaaattcagCCCGGCAACTCCTGG CAACTGTAAACTATTGCTCAGTGAGAATCACTCCACCGTAAAAGTTTGTTCCAGTTATGAAGTGGACACCAAGCTCCTTGCTCTGATATACTTACCGATTAAAGAGTCTCGTGATTACTATTCACTGGGtgatattgttgcaaatggacaCAGTCTGGATGGAAAGATTATTAACGTGCTTGCAGCTGTGAGGTCG GTTGGAGAACCAAAATACTTTACAACTTCAGACCGAAGAAAAGGCCAGAGGTGTGAGGTGAAACTCTATGATGAGACGGAGTCTTCTTTTACAATGATATG ttgGGATAATGAATCTATTCTAGTTGCACAGAGCTGGATGCCACGAGAAACAG TAATATTTGCCTCAGATGTAAGAATAAGTTTTGACAAATTTCGGAACTGCATGACAGCAACAGTAATCTCAAAAACCATTATTACAACTAATCCAG ATACACCAGAAGCTAACATCCTGTTGAATTTTAtaagagagaataaagaaacaaatcctCTGGATGGTGAAATCGACAGTTATCTGAAAGATTCCATAAATT taaatgcAATAGTTGATGTCTATACAGTTGAACAATTAAAGGTAAAAGCTTTGAAGAATGAAGGGAAAGCTGACCCTTTCTACGGGATTCTTTATGCTCACATTTCTACACTGAACATTGATGGTGCGACCACAACTGTCGTTCGACGCCGATG ctCGGGCTGTGGATACGTTATGAAGGAAGCATCCGGCACCTGCCCTACTTGCCACCGAGATTCTTTGGAACTTAAAtctgtttttctcagcttccactTGCTAATTGATGTCACTGACCACACAGGCACCCTCCATGCCTGCAGCCTCACGGGAGGTGTTGCAGAGGAGACTTTAGGCTGCACG GTGAATGAGTTTCTTACAATGACGGATGAACAGAAAACAGCGCTGAAGTGGCAATTTCTTCTGGAGAGAAGCAAACTTTACTTAAAA